In Phragmitibacter flavus, a genomic segment contains:
- a CDS encoding tetratricopeptide repeat protein, translating to MKTVLLLCIAFAFLPTLLPAQSIPGVLMEMDIIESKMSTGDKGHLGRIRVDSVDSSDILQVTWNYEAGGENKGYALMLDGRLAIFTGPALETLSIYKRDKKGNHFIGRRAEFFANPPKVKKLKLTPEPFVPEYKSSELMRFVLDINLETGFGEAIELLGNERVGRLIEDEDYLVSATIKPRSSGVLLLLTPSPDGKSARVQWHMLHSPVSGSYVCNITSLPGGVDSLFAVRLSSSAGIFIPDDVATEKTVQTPESDMIQADLIFEQSLKLVQEGKAEDAIKGFTRALKVYPDHIKSLGARGGMKVDMGDHSGAIADFEKLLPGKHLNASLWRARGMAYERAGCPRFAIHCYHRAISQDPNFGRAFASLGLIHVNLGQPAKAIEYIDRYIELTPKGIDIYQYRAVSLAQLGRHKEALADFDHYLKSNPDNLHFRFKRGTTLIDLQQWNQAIEAFQGIIAANPADAAFHAEVWHHIAYVQRQLKQWELSIAASTQAAALNPQDPVFVRERGITHFISGNSEAALADVELALKLNPSDKMALSYRGKIRLVLGEWKNAATDLEQALENGIPKGGIPHAPLHLWLCRLQLRADRAAADDELIRHYRTGGAPLSPWFITLIDYITGHASEDRVDASIVDATDDYPTAVVWFYVGMVKVQAQDAAGAKADFAKSVATGRTDLAEVKIANMILQKR from the coding sequence ATGAAAACTGTTCTGCTGCTTTGCATTGCATTCGCCTTTCTGCCCACCTTACTTCCTGCCCAGTCGATTCCTGGTGTGTTAATGGAAATGGACATCATTGAATCCAAGATGTCTACTGGTGATAAAGGACATCTTGGACGTATTCGTGTTGATTCAGTTGACTCCTCTGACATCCTGCAAGTCACTTGGAATTATGAAGCTGGCGGCGAAAATAAAGGTTATGCATTGATGCTTGATGGACGGCTTGCCATTTTCACTGGGCCTGCCTTGGAAACGCTTTCTATTTACAAGAGGGATAAGAAGGGGAATCATTTCATTGGTCGCAGAGCGGAATTTTTTGCCAATCCACCCAAAGTCAAAAAGCTCAAACTTACGCCAGAACCTTTCGTGCCCGAATACAAAAGCAGCGAACTTATGCGCTTTGTGCTCGACATCAATCTGGAGACTGGCTTCGGGGAGGCCATTGAACTGTTGGGAAACGAGCGAGTTGGACGGCTCATTGAAGATGAAGATTATTTGGTGAGTGCCACCATCAAGCCCCGCAGTTCCGGTGTGCTTTTGTTGTTAACTCCTTCGCCAGATGGAAAGAGTGCGCGCGTGCAATGGCACATGCTTCACAGCCCTGTCTCCGGCAGCTATGTATGCAACATCACAAGTTTGCCCGGTGGTGTCGATTCATTGTTCGCAGTCCGTCTTAGTTCCTCTGCGGGAATTTTTATTCCAGATGACGTGGCTACTGAAAAAACTGTGCAGACGCCCGAATCTGATATGATTCAAGCGGACCTGATTTTTGAACAATCCCTTAAGCTCGTGCAAGAAGGCAAAGCGGAGGACGCCATCAAGGGATTTACTCGTGCGCTTAAAGTCTATCCTGATCACATCAAATCTTTGGGCGCGCGAGGCGGGATGAAAGTTGATATGGGCGATCATAGTGGCGCGATTGCAGATTTTGAGAAACTGCTTCCCGGAAAACATCTCAACGCTTCCCTGTGGCGGGCACGAGGAATGGCCTACGAACGCGCAGGATGCCCGCGCTTCGCCATTCATTGCTATCATCGAGCGATCTCGCAAGATCCGAACTTCGGGAGAGCGTTCGCGAGTTTAGGCTTGATCCACGTCAATCTTGGACAGCCAGCCAAAGCCATTGAATACATTGATCGCTATATCGAACTCACGCCCAAAGGGATTGACATTTACCAATATCGCGCGGTTTCTTTGGCCCAATTGGGGCGTCACAAGGAGGCATTGGCCGACTTTGATCATTATCTCAAAAGCAATCCCGACAACCTGCATTTTCGTTTCAAACGCGGCACCACCCTGATAGATTTGCAGCAGTGGAATCAAGCCATCGAAGCTTTTCAAGGTATCATTGCAGCCAATCCTGCCGACGCTGCATTCCACGCTGAAGTCTGGCATCATATTGCCTATGTTCAACGTCAGCTCAAGCAATGGGAACTCTCCATTGCAGCCTCCACCCAGGCGGCGGCTCTTAACCCACAGGATCCAGTTTTTGTGCGGGAACGCGGTATTACCCACTTCATTTCTGGCAATAGTGAGGCAGCTCTAGCAGATGTTGAGCTTGCCCTAAAGTTGAATCCTTCTGACAAGATGGCACTGTCTTATCGCGGAAAAATTCGTCTTGTTTTAGGTGAGTGGAAAAACGCTGCCACGGATCTTGAACAAGCTCTGGAAAATGGCATTCCCAAAGGTGGAATACCTCATGCTCCGCTGCATCTGTGGCTATGCAGGCTTCAGTTGCGCGCCGACCGTGCCGCTGCAGATGATGAACTCATCCGTCATTACCGGACCGGCGGTGCCCCGCTTTCGCCGTGGTTCATTACTCTCATCGACTACATCACGGGGCATGCCAGCGAGGATCGAGTCGATGCCAGCATTGTTGATGCGACAGACGATTATCCCACCGCAGTGGTCTGGTTCTATGTTGGGATGGTCAAAGTTCAGGCCCAAGATGCCGCTGGTGCAAAAGCCGATTTTGCCAAGTCTGTTGCTACTGGTCGAACTGATTTAGCGGAGGTGAAGATTGCCAACATGATCTTGCAAAAGCGCTAG
- a CDS encoding DUF6508 domain-containing protein: protein MMQNRDPDMNDLAALRARFDAALGAKEAIVWKAGAPEYPVAVGEFFRALNLPPWNHPGYDPAAHGTSLEGLDEASLNEVKSILTGWGRSERFSDGAWQVALEKAPISKVLDRAGELIHGSIGDPKLKMVPLNHPMVTVAGGMIWGWLGLKGFFVGLGLVVEFLRSQGFIPRGETPMPLYMLACLMMLGVIFNLVVDWRAKREFAAIRRGEYFARWTYEKGEAQMMITIDEGQREGKVKFLFWLPVIGLGLGALILGVIGAVVKGDWMLPLKAVGIGLGIGLGLGVLLSVPAHFMTGVKPRLTREMVAEVIFTREGFYRPGEFIPVMAYGKGMRLCIDDFDRGIGRGWLTFRLIQSSPNNPASKMSSIFKLLVPAGEEEQAKSLAHYYQNSEV from the coding sequence ATGATGCAAAATCGTGATCCAGACATGAATGATTTGGCAGCGCTTCGGGCTCGCTTTGATGCGGCGTTGGGAGCGAAGGAGGCGATTGTCTGGAAGGCGGGCGCGCCGGAGTATCCTGTGGCGGTGGGAGAGTTTTTTCGGGCGTTGAATTTGCCGCCTTGGAATCATCCGGGCTATGACCCTGCTGCCCATGGAACTTCGCTGGAAGGTCTAGATGAAGCAAGCCTGAATGAGGTGAAGTCCATTTTGACAGGCTGGGGAAGAAGTGAACGTTTTTCAGATGGTGCCTGGCAGGTGGCCCTGGAAAAGGCGCCGATCAGCAAGGTGCTGGATCGTGCTGGTGAATTGATCCATGGATCCATCGGCGATCCGAAGCTGAAGATGGTGCCGTTGAATCATCCGATGGTGACCGTGGCGGGGGGGATGATTTGGGGCTGGCTCGGGTTAAAGGGGTTCTTTGTGGGGCTGGGGCTTGTGGTGGAATTCTTGCGCAGTCAGGGGTTTATTCCGCGCGGGGAAACGCCCATGCCGCTGTATATGCTGGCCTGTCTGATGATGTTGGGGGTGATCTTCAATCTCGTCGTGGATTGGCGGGCGAAGCGGGAGTTCGCGGCCATTCGACGCGGAGAGTATTTTGCCAGGTGGACTTATGAAAAGGGTGAAGCGCAGATGATGATCACCATTGATGAGGGACAACGGGAGGGAAAGGTCAAGTTCCTGTTCTGGTTGCCGGTCATTGGATTGGGATTGGGGGCATTGATTCTTGGGGTGATCGGAGCGGTGGTCAAGGGCGATTGGATGCTGCCCTTGAAGGCAGTGGGCATAGGTCTGGGGATTGGTCTTGGGTTGGGGGTGTTGTTGTCGGTGCCCGCCCATTTTATGACCGGAGTGAAGCCCAGGCTGACACGGGAGATGGTTGCCGAGGTAATTTTTACGCGTGAGGGATTCTACCGGCCCGGGGAGTTCATCCCGGTGATGGCATACGGCAAAGGCATGCGCCTGTGCATTGACGATTTTGATCGGGGCATCGGTCGTGGTTGGCTGACGTTCCGACTGATCCAGAGTTCTCCAAACAATCCGGCTTCGAAAATGTCATCGATTTTTAAATTGCTGGTCCCAGCTGGTGAGGAGGAACAAGCCAAAAGTCTTGCCCATTATTATCAGAACAGCGAAGTTTAA
- a CDS encoding DUF3592 domain-containing protein, whose product MEYSKGRNWLITGCILAIAGVPVFGLAAYEYLNASPAMGWPTTIGMIEYSRVGSGVDASGRLGISSSYFPEVGYRYEVDGVSYSGNNVYLGIGSPFKKETAAVVAKYRPGQQTKVYYDPLQPDTAVLDPKVQGQNFVALYLSALASGMGVLCLSVFRTIRRKELWG is encoded by the coding sequence TTGGAATATTCAAAGGGAAGGAATTGGTTGATCACGGGATGTATTCTGGCGATTGCTGGGGTGCCAGTCTTTGGATTGGCGGCTTACGAGTATCTCAACGCCAGTCCTGCGATGGGGTGGCCGACGACCATCGGAATGATTGAGTATTCGAGGGTGGGCAGCGGAGTGGATGCTTCCGGGAGGCTGGGCATAAGTTCTTCGTATTTTCCTGAAGTGGGTTATCGCTATGAAGTCGATGGGGTGAGTTATTCGGGGAACAACGTTTATCTTGGGATAGGTTCGCCATTTAAAAAAGAAACAGCGGCAGTGGTGGCAAAGTATCGACCGGGGCAGCAGACGAAAGTGTATTATGATCCGCTGCAACCCGACACGGCGGTGTTGGACCCAAAAGTGCAAGGGCAGAATTTTGTGGCGTTGTATCTCAGCGCATTGGCCTCGGGCATGGGGGTGTTGTGTCTTTCGGTATTTCGCACCATTCGAAGAAAGGAGCTTTGGGGATGA
- a CDS encoding beta strand repeat-containing protein → MIAGYYSFDNQPFGPQRGGSGNTEGWKLGIEVRPVPALVLTATWYDDEGLTGSDWVAGVGLQIPLGKDWKDAFKSRRRHLAERLAEPVARQNAAIKTSRSVDVDQEVSQTSSTRTAVVRRVVSEGQGRITIKEDIVFVNNGGDVGNGIQTGSDITGDGTAEQPFETIQKGADLAATNHVDNQKTWTVYTQGAGAHGGIGYGESVSIGSSTAFISSATSIVSPIGGSFGTGDRPTVFGGFAGDASLFVAGSSPSTFVGISGYEIQGGYDDDSMSPPHPSVVAQAAGDGIHLRDVDRVEIVDNIIAEAEDDGVQLYHQDVLEALFEDNRIVDTVDENGIEIDTYGSDINFMSFVNNTITGNGDDGVDLDIEGGLNGWFVDNNVSDNGANGINVGVGRDLIANIVGNTVSDNEDDGFYSFVGGDFIGSVVENSASNNGASGLNFEVLGSMTAGVIGNVADSNDRAGIQVLANQFTGSMAFNEVTNSDFTVGMLVYLTGNYTGDFVNNSGLNNYAGSFLLTLGSDGDFIGNLSYNSATGDDVGISLSMDALNLYGNVVGNNMSNNGSTGIGLSLGERFHGDLSDNVVTGNGAGGGQGIVVSAADFKGNVINNDTSDNAFRGLSITIFDGGGMLSGDFEGNVIGNRSNNILSGDGIGIVAQGSFKGDVVSNIANGNRVGGISVLSFDGIEGNFSMNQTLDNSDSVGLVINTGGNGITGNITQNTSTGNGIAGFFLTANVGSNFVGSFSDNIANNNNTQNINGGGGIVVNIDGMWAGDTQNNVSNNNLGVGFRINVSGGFTGTASGNSSNLNDVGFSTGAILGLGAGAVTGPNTATGNTVFDFESPAGSAILTPLP, encoded by the coding sequence TTGATTGCCGGTTACTACAGTTTTGACAATCAGCCTTTCGGGCCCCAGCGCGGTGGGAGTGGCAACACGGAAGGTTGGAAGCTTGGGATTGAGGTTCGCCCGGTGCCGGCGCTGGTGCTGACAGCAACGTGGTATGATGATGAAGGATTGACCGGCAGCGACTGGGTAGCGGGTGTGGGCTTGCAGATACCGCTTGGCAAGGATTGGAAGGATGCGTTCAAGTCACGGCGGCGTCATTTGGCGGAGAGATTGGCTGAACCAGTGGCGAGGCAGAATGCGGCGATCAAGACATCGCGCAGTGTCGATGTTGATCAAGAGGTCAGCCAGACGAGCAGCACGCGCACGGCGGTGGTTCGGCGGGTGGTGAGTGAAGGTCAGGGACGCATCACGATCAAGGAAGACATCGTTTTTGTGAACAACGGTGGTGATGTGGGCAATGGCATCCAGACAGGGAGTGACATCACGGGGGATGGGACAGCGGAACAACCGTTCGAAACCATCCAGAAGGGGGCGGATCTGGCAGCGACCAACCACGTGGACAACCAGAAGACTTGGACGGTCTACACCCAGGGCGCAGGTGCTCATGGGGGCATTGGTTATGGAGAGAGCGTGAGCATTGGCAGCAGCACCGCCTTCATCAGTTCGGCCACGTCGATTGTGAGTCCGATCGGGGGAAGCTTTGGAACGGGTGATCGACCAACGGTGTTTGGTGGCTTTGCCGGAGACGCCTCGTTGTTTGTAGCGGGTTCGTCCCCGTCGACTTTTGTGGGGATTTCAGGTTACGAGATACAGGGTGGATACGACGATGACAGCATGTCTCCGCCCCATCCTTCGGTAGTGGCTCAGGCTGCCGGGGATGGCATCCATCTCCGCGATGTGGACCGGGTTGAGATTGTCGACAACATCATTGCGGAAGCGGAGGACGACGGGGTGCAATTGTATCATCAGGATGTGCTTGAAGCGCTCTTTGAGGACAACAGGATTGTGGACACCGTTGATGAAAACGGCATTGAAATTGACACTTATGGTTCCGACATCAATTTCATGAGTTTTGTGAACAACACGATCACCGGCAACGGGGACGACGGAGTGGATCTTGATATTGAAGGGGGACTGAATGGTTGGTTTGTCGACAATAACGTTTCGGACAACGGGGCCAACGGAATCAATGTTGGTGTCGGTCGCGACTTGATTGCGAACATTGTTGGAAACACTGTGAGCGACAATGAGGACGATGGTTTCTACAGTTTTGTCGGAGGTGATTTTATTGGGTCTGTAGTAGAGAATTCGGCCAGCAACAACGGTGCTTCAGGTCTGAATTTCGAGGTGCTGGGTTCGATGACAGCGGGCGTGATTGGGAATGTGGCGGATTCCAACGATCGGGCAGGAATTCAGGTGCTGGCCAATCAGTTTACTGGCTCGATGGCATTTAACGAAGTCACGAACAGTGACTTCACGGTGGGCATGTTGGTTTATTTGACAGGAAACTACACGGGAGACTTTGTTAACAATTCGGGATTGAACAATTATGCAGGGTCATTTTTGCTAACCTTGGGGTCTGACGGTGATTTCATTGGGAACTTGTCATACAACTCGGCCACTGGAGACGACGTTGGGATCTCGCTGAGTATGGATGCTCTAAATCTTTACGGCAACGTTGTCGGGAACAACATGAGCAACAACGGGAGCACTGGCATAGGGCTGAGCCTGGGAGAAAGGTTTCACGGTGATCTTTCCGACAACGTGGTTACTGGGAACGGGGCAGGAGGGGGGCAGGGAATCGTTGTGTCAGCGGCCGATTTCAAGGGCAACGTGATTAACAACGACACCAGTGACAATGCCTTCCGGGGCCTAAGCATCACCATATTTGACGGTGGAGGGATGTTGTCGGGCGATTTTGAGGGAAATGTCATCGGAAACCGTTCCAATAACATCTTGTCAGGCGATGGAATTGGTATTGTTGCCCAAGGGTCGTTTAAGGGTGACGTGGTTTCCAATATCGCCAACGGAAACAGGGTTGGCGGTATCAGCGTCCTGTCATTCGATGGAATTGAGGGTAACTTTTCCATGAATCAAACCTTGGACAACTCAGATAGTGTGGGATTGGTAATCAATACAGGCGGCAACGGAATCACGGGAAACATTACGCAAAATACCTCTACCGGGAACGGGATTGCGGGTTTCTTCCTCACTGCAAATGTCGGGAGTAATTTTGTCGGGAGCTTTTCGGACAACATTGCGAACAACAACAACACTCAGAACATTAATGGTGGAGGTGGCATTGTTGTTAATATCGACGGAATGTGGGCTGGCGACACTCAGAACAACGTCTCCAACAACAACCTTGGTGTTGGGTTTCGGATCAATGTCTCCGGTGGCTTCACGGGAACAGCCAGTGGAAACTCCTCCAACTTGAATGATGTCGGCTTCAGCACTGGGGCAATACTTGGGTTGGGGGCTGGAGCGGTGACCGGGCCAAATACGGCCACCGGAAACACGGTGTTCGATTTCGAATCTCCAGCGGGCTCGGCGATCTTAACCCCTCTGCCGTAA
- a CDS encoding inverse autotransporter beta domain-containing protein — MNLTKPLFFHRCVAALSAAAMLSVTGPVGAGSVAKAPLTDPVNEYHPMYFGTFNTGVKTSDVYTEGNISFVVPIWSSIGMDGTLGGGTVFLSPYVSLGEQGELATSLGLGWRYLFNDQPIGALKSNDRAGFLTEGFYVGANVFVDNLRTQFDNDFWQLGIGAEIGSRYLELRGNYYLPFSSGQKLAERTSSTEKFTSQSRSSSTRMEQDAAPLGDPFATGNTIQQDAYLTSTAVTSTRTTTTKTTVKTITSLFEEGMEGWDIEAAMLVPGVDQYLDVSLIAGYYSFDNQPFGPQRGGSGNTEGWKFGIEVRPVPALVLTATWYDDEGLTGSDWVAGVGLQIPLGKDWKDAFKSRRRHLAERLAEPVARQNAAIKTSRSVDVDQEVSQTSSTRTAVVRRVVSEGEGRITIKEDIIFVNNGGDVGNGIQEASPPNGDGTAENPFFDIQSGADLAATNSAVDQKIWTVYTQGDGAHGGGKYDDHVTISSSIKFTSSLIPIVSPIGGSFGTGDTPTVSGGFAANAADFISASTTPSVEIHGYEIMDGYDSSLTTSVNIPGGFSAADGDGIHLNNINQVAITTNNIHDIVIGNGAYLGGNLPGGHQILVADNVFNQTGGTGLELDFFGADVNANIINNSANSNATGIDIDLQNGNFTVVIDDNITNLNGGDGLVYYQDGTGDFVGSITNNAANLNGRFGLNIELDSGDFAGVIASNIVQRNVNDGIYLEIDAGDLTGSIIGNTSAQNLENGIQTYISGLYQGYTADNNSSGNNGHGIFIEQRGNGNFGGSIINNTAIGNDLSGIQMESRQGDFTGLVANNTVEDNNDGIFLRLTDGNINGSITGNMAMNNRVGLNIATAVGDFNGTISDNTVNESGGIGINLALFDGDFGAGGRITNNTANGNDTFGINVSLFAGDFAGIISGNTAGASLANSQLYGIYITSVGTGDFSGAISDNITNRNLIGGTTLLLQNGNFSGSIIGNTSNENEGSGINLNVIVGNSTGTVSSNTTNLNTEIGLSVNLGTGNLSGSITSNTANNNADSGVRLSVNGTFSGDFSGNSAMDNTNFGFDTGAVAVDPGAITSPNTATGNGINFGNLVFPQAIAQP; from the coding sequence ATGAACCTCACAAAACCTTTGTTTTTTCATCGTTGTGTTGCCGCCCTCAGTGCAGCGGCCATGCTGTCGGTAACGGGTCCCGTTGGGGCGGGTTCCGTCGCGAAAGCTCCTTTGACGGACCCGGTCAATGAGTATCACCCGATGTATTTTGGCACATTCAATACTGGGGTGAAAACCAGTGATGTTTACACGGAGGGCAACATTTCATTTGTGGTGCCGATCTGGAGTTCGATTGGCATGGATGGCACCCTTGGCGGAGGCACGGTGTTCCTGAGTCCTTATGTTTCGTTGGGTGAACAGGGCGAGCTGGCGACGTCACTTGGGTTGGGTTGGCGCTATCTTTTTAATGATCAGCCGATCGGGGCATTGAAGTCGAATGATCGTGCCGGATTCCTCACCGAAGGTTTTTATGTGGGTGCCAATGTGTTTGTGGACAACTTGCGCACCCAGTTTGACAACGACTTCTGGCAATTGGGCATCGGTGCGGAGATCGGCTCGCGCTATCTTGAGTTGCGGGGCAATTATTATCTGCCATTCAGCAGCGGTCAGAAGCTGGCGGAACGCACGAGTTCGACGGAGAAATTCACTTCACAAAGCCGTAGCAGCAGCACCCGTATGGAGCAGGACGCCGCGCCATTGGGAGATCCGTTTGCGACGGGAAACACCATTCAGCAGGATGCCTATCTGACCTCCACGGCGGTGACCAGCACGCGCACCACCACGACCAAGACGACGGTGAAAACCATCACCTCGTTGTTTGAAGAAGGCATGGAAGGCTGGGACATTGAGGCGGCCATGCTGGTTCCCGGGGTGGATCAGTATCTGGATGTTTCGTTGATTGCCGGTTACTACAGTTTTGACAATCAGCCTTTCGGACCACAGCGCGGTGGGAGCGGCAATACGGAAGGTTGGAAGTTCGGCATTGAGGTGCGCCCGGTGCCGGCGCTGGTGCTGACAGCAACGTGGTATGATGATGAAGGATTAACCGGCAGCGACTGGGTGGCGGGTGTGGGCTTGCAGATACCGCTTGGCAAGGATTGGAAGGATGCGTTCAAGTCACGGCGGCGCCATCTGGCGGAGAGATTGGCTGAACCGGTGGCGAGGCAGAATGCGGCGATCAAGACATCGCGCAGCGTTGATGTTGATCAAGAGGTTAGCCAGACGAGCAGCACGCGCACGGCGGTGGTCCGGCGGGTGGTGAGTGAAGGTGAGGGACGCATCACGATCAAGGAAGACATCATCTTCGTGAACAACGGCGGAGATGTCGGCAACGGCATCCAGGAAGCTTCCCCTCCCAACGGCGACGGCACGGCGGAGAATCCCTTCTTCGATATCCAATCCGGCGCTGATCTGGCGGCCACTAACTCCGCTGTTGACCAGAAAATTTGGACCGTCTACACCCAAGGTGACGGAGCGCATGGGGGCGGCAAATATGATGACCACGTCACCATCAGTTCGAGCATCAAGTTCACCAGTTCCTTGATTCCCATCGTCAGCCCCATCGGCGGCAGCTTTGGAACTGGCGATACGCCCACTGTTTCCGGTGGCTTCGCAGCAAACGCCGCTGACTTCATCTCAGCATCGACCACCCCCTCGGTTGAAATCCACGGTTATGAAATCATGGATGGTTACGACAGCAGCCTGACCACTTCCGTGAATATCCCCGGTGGCTTCAGTGCCGCCGACGGCGATGGCATTCACCTCAACAACATCAATCAAGTCGCCATCACCACCAACAACATCCACGATATTGTTATCGGGAATGGCGCCTACCTGGGCGGCAACCTCCCTGGCGGCCACCAGATCCTCGTCGCCGACAATGTCTTCAACCAGACCGGCGGCACCGGCCTGGAGTTGGATTTTTTCGGCGCCGACGTCAACGCCAACATCATCAACAACTCCGCCAACTCCAACGCCACCGGAATCGACATCGACCTGCAAAATGGCAACTTCACGGTCGTTATCGACGATAACATCACCAACTTGAATGGCGGCGACGGTCTTGTTTATTATCAGGACGGAACCGGCGACTTTGTCGGCAGCATCACCAACAACGCCGCCAACCTGAACGGCAGATTTGGGCTCAACATTGAACTCGATTCCGGCGACTTCGCGGGCGTGATTGCTTCGAACATCGTGCAGCGAAACGTGAACGATGGCATCTACCTCGAAATCGACGCCGGCGACCTCACCGGCTCGATCATCGGCAATACCTCGGCTCAAAACCTGGAGAACGGCATCCAAACCTACATCAGCGGTCTTTACCAGGGTTATACTGCCGACAACAACTCCAGCGGCAACAACGGGCACGGCATCTTCATTGAGCAGCGCGGCAATGGCAACTTTGGAGGCTCCATCATCAACAACACCGCCATTGGCAACGATTTGAGCGGCATTCAAATGGAGAGCCGCCAGGGTGACTTTACCGGCCTCGTCGCCAACAACACGGTCGAGGACAACAATGATGGCATCTTCCTCCGACTCACCGACGGCAACATCAACGGTTCCATCACCGGCAACATGGCTATGAACAACCGGGTGGGTTTAAATATCGCAACGGCTGTCGGCGACTTCAACGGCACCATCTCTGATAACACTGTCAACGAAAGCGGCGGAATAGGGATCAATCTTGCTTTGTTTGACGGTGACTTCGGTGCCGGAGGTCGTATCACCAACAACACCGCCAACGGAAATGATACTTTCGGCATCAATGTCTCCCTTTTTGCCGGAGATTTTGCCGGTATCATTTCTGGAAATACCGCCGGTGCCTCCCTGGCAAATTCGCAGCTTTATGGCATCTACATCACTTCAGTTGGAACCGGGGATTTTTCCGGTGCGATTTCTGACAACATCACCAATCGCAACTTGATTGGTGGAACTACACTGCTCCTGCAAAATGGGAACTTTTCCGGGTCCATCATCGGCAACACATCCAATGAAAACGAAGGTTCCGGCATCAATTTGAATGTTATCGTGGGGAACAGCACTGGCACCGTGTCCAGCAACACGACCAACTTGAACACCGAAATCGGCCTCAGTGTAAACCTTGGCACTGGCAACCTCTCCGGGTCCATCACCAGCAACACGGCCAACAACAATGCTGACTCCGGCGTCAGGCTCTCGGTTAATGGCACCTTCTCCGGGGACTTCTCCGGCAATTCTGCCATGGACAACACCAATTTTGGTTTCGACACGGGTGCCGTGGCCGTCGATCCAGGGGCCATCACCTCCCCTAACACCGCCACCGGCAACGGCATCAATTTTGGTAACTTAGTCTTCCCCCAGGCAATCGCCCAGCCATGA